The Actinomycetes bacterium genome includes the window TCTGATGCTACTCACCGAAGCGAACGGCAGGTGTTAATAGCCGCTACGACATCCGCGTAGGGATGCAGAGATCCTCGAAGGTGGCAGACTGGGCGAGTGCCCGACGCTATCGATCAATATCCCTGGCCCGAATCGGGCGGTTGGTGGCGAGCAGTCATGGTCATGGCCCCAGACGGTGCTATTCATGGCAAGGATGGACGTTCCGGATCCATCTCTGGGCCCGCTGACCGCGAGGTGCTGTTCGGGATCAGGGCGCTTGCCGATGCGGTGCTAATCGGAGCAGGTACTTTCCGGGCCGAACGCTACCGGCCGATGGTCGCAAAGCCAGAGCATGCTGCTGCTCGGACTGAGGCCGGTCTAGCCGAAGCGCCACGGTTAGTGATGGTGTCCGGGTCGCTTGATTTGCCCTGGGACGAGGATGCTTTCGAGCAGTCGGCGTTCACTCCGATCGTGGTCACGCGGTCCGGGCACGATGCAGCGCTGCTGGCGAAGGCTCGCGCCCATTGTGACTTGTTGGAGTCACCGGGGGAGCGGATTGACTTGCCGTGGCTGCGAGAGCAACTCTCCCAGCGGGGGCTCAACCGGGTCGCCTGTGAGGGTGGTTCCGTGTTGCTCCGGTCGTTGGAGGAGGAGGGTCTGATGGACGAATGGGACGTCACGCTGTCGTATCGGCTGCCGGGGCGCGACTTGCAGCTCGTTGATAGTCGTACCGAGGACGGCTTCGTTTTTGCCCGATTCACTCGTGAGGAACAGACGTGATTGATCTGCATTCGCTGGCGGAGCTCGCTGAAAAATATCCGGAGGCCCTGGCTACACCGGTAGCGCCGTTGCGCATCGGATCCAGCACGATCGACACCGACACTATTCCGGCCATCATGGCCACGGTAAACCTCTCCCGCGATTCCACCTACCGGGAAAGCATCGCTCCCGATACCGATACTGCGGTGAGCATGTCAGTGGTGGCCTCGGCTCAAGGTGCCGATGTGGTGGATATCGGTGCCGAGTCCACCACTGCGAAAGCCGCGCGGGTTTCTGGTGCCGATCAGATCAGCCAGTTGGTGCCGGTGATCGAGCAATGTGCGGCGGCTGGCGTGGCTACTTCGGTGGAGACTTATCAGCCTGAGGTGACTCGCGCTTGCCTAAAAGCAGGTGCGGTGTTGTTGAACATGACCGGTGCTCAGCACCAGCGGGACATGTTTGAGCTCGCCGCGGAATACCGCGCCACCGTGGTGGTCTGTTACGCGGCGGGGGCAGATGTTCGCGAGATCACCGATGTGGAGTTGGGTGCTGATCCGATTCCGGTACTGGCAGATCACTTCGCTGCGCGGGTGGAGCTAGCCGGATCCCATGGTGTGACCGACATCGTGATCGATCCAGGCATGGGGTTCTACTACGGCAATCTGGTTGATCCGAAGGTGCGTGCGCAGCATCAGGCCCGTGTGATTCTGAACTCGTTCCGGCTGCGTACGTTGGGTCTGCCGATCTGCCAAGCACTGCCGCATGCTTTCGATCTGTTCCGGGATCAGTACCGATCAGCGGAAGGCTTCTTCGCGGTATTGGCCCGGCTCGGTGGCGCAGGTCTCTTGCGCACCCATGAGGTGCCGCTGGTGGCCGCCGTCAGCCGCAGTTTGGGCTTCTTAGATACCGTCGATCCAGACAGCCACTAGCCGAAGCGTTGCCATGTCGCCGAAAGCTATGGCCGATAAGGCTGCAACGCATCTGCTGGCACATGACCAAATCGACCAGCCTGGAAATCCTCGAAAGCCTCGAT containing:
- a CDS encoding dihydrofolate reductase family protein, which produces MPDAIDQYPWPESGGWWRAVMVMAPDGAIHGKDGRSGSISGPADREVLFGIRALADAVLIGAGTFRAERYRPMVAKPEHAAARTEAGLAEAPRLVMVSGSLDLPWDEDAFEQSAFTPIVVTRSGHDAALLAKARAHCDLLESPGERIDLPWLREQLSQRGLNRVACEGGSVLLRSLEEEGLMDEWDVTLSYRLPGRDLQLVDSRTEDGFVFARFTREEQT
- a CDS encoding dihydropteroate synthase, translated to MIDLHSLAELAEKYPEALATPVAPLRIGSSTIDTDTIPAIMATVNLSRDSTYRESIAPDTDTAVSMSVVASAQGADVVDIGAESTTAKAARVSGADQISQLVPVIEQCAAAGVATSVETYQPEVTRACLKAGAVLLNMTGAQHQRDMFELAAEYRATVVVCYAAGADVREITDVELGADPIPVLADHFAARVELAGSHGVTDIVIDPGMGFYYGNLVDPKVRAQHQARVILNSFRLRTLGLPICQALPHAFDLFRDQYRSAEGFFAVLARLGGAGLLRTHEVPLVAAVSRSLGFLDTVDPDSH